One Comamonas odontotermitis genomic window, GTTGTCCTGGCTGCGGGCCCGGCGTTCGTGGTCCACGTACTCGGTGATGGAACAGAGCAAGCCCCAGGCCGTGCCCTGGGCTGCGGACAAGGTGGCACCGCGCCCATGGCCGTCAAAGAGCATCTGCGCCTTCTGCAAGGCCCGCTCATTGGTCAAACCTGTGGACTGCCCTGCTCCGCCGATACCGGGTTTGTCCGATGTGCACAGCACCTTCAGGAAGAAGTTCATGGCCTCGTGGCTCTTGACCTTGCGTTCTGCCAGGGTGCGCATCTGGTACATGAAGGAATCCCATTGGCCGACGGCAATGCCCAATTGGCGCTTGACGGCCTGGGCATCGAAACGGGTGGAGTGGGAGACCTTCACGGCATTGGTTGCTCCCTGCAGGGCAATCGCCAGGGTGTTGTTGCAAACTACCCGCACGGTGGTGGGCATGGCGACCGTGGCCAGGGTGCCATCACAGGATGGTTGCCAAGAGCAGGTAACCGTTGACGACGTCATCGCCCTTGAGGGCCGCTGATTTGCCAGTCCGGGCCAAGGCCCAGAACTTGCGACCTGCCTTGAGCACACCGGCCGTCTCGAGCTCATAACCCGCGACCTCCGTAAGATCCCGGTAGAACTCCAGCACATCCCGTGGCTGCACCACCTGGTAGCGGTTGCTGACGACCGACAGCAGTGCCTTGGTGTCACTGCGGTAGAGCACCTTCTGGTCCGGGAACTCCATGGGCTCGGCATACATGGCAGAAGACGCTTCCGAGCTGTCAGCCGCCAGATAGCGCACGGGCGTTTCGAGGATCTGCCACTGCATGCCTGCGGCCTGCGCCCAGACATCGAGGGACTGTTTGCGAGGCAGATTGTTGCCCAGTTGGTGCCAGGGGGTCTGACCTGCATAGGCCATGGTTTCAACGAGATGGGACATGGTGATCTCCTTGCATCAAGCCTTGAACGAATTGCCACAGCTTTGGCACTCGTAGTTGTCCAGATAGGTCTCGTCGATCTGCTCGCCGATACGACCACCGACTTCGTGACCCACGGTGCCGCCGAGCACACCACCGATGATGGCGCCGAGCAGGGAACCGAGGACGCCACCTACGGGGCCAGCAACGAACCCAACAGATGCACCGGTCGTGGCGCCTTGCATGGCGCCGGCAATGCCCGTGGCCGTACCAGCGGCAGAGCCAACACGCTGGCCCAGTTCCTTGGCGACGCCCTTGGCGCGCACATTCAGAGAGTGGCAATGGGGACATTGGATAGACATAGAAACTCCTGACGTAAAGAAAAGCGCCCCGGGCTCGAAAGCCAGGGGCGCTGAATAGATGGAAGATAGACGAAATCAATGCGAAAAAGCTCGCTTCGCAGCAAACCGCTACCGCATCACGTCAGGGATATATGACTGAAAAGATTTGGGATCGTAAGGATGAGCTACCGCTTCAGGCTGATCTGCGTAATTCGCGCCCAGGTTTCTGAGCGACAGCAATCACCAGCACCAGCCGTTGGGTGCGCTGCTTCATCCTCAAGACCGGTCGCCCGATTGCGTGGATCGTCGTGCCTCTAGACGAAGGACCGCTTCCGCGTGCCCCGACAGGCTTGTGTCGACCCATAGCAGACACTTGGGTTATAAAAAGACTTCAATCTATACTGATAAAAAATCGGGAGAGAAAATGCAAATCTCAAGTGGAATTCGTTTTTTACGCTCCGCTATCGTAGTCTCGTTAGCAGTTTTTTCTTGCACCGCCAGTTGGGCAGCTCGCGACTTCACTCCACAAGCTGGCACCTGGGTCGTCTCCGAAGAGCTGGACGGCAAACCCGGTCGCGGCCTGGCCATTGATGTGCAAGGCAATACCCTCTTCATGCAAGTGTTTGGCTACGAGAAGAATGGCGATGCGACGTTCTACACCGCAACGGGTCAGATGAAGGGCAACACTGTCACGGCGCCGTTGATGCAGTACCAAGGCGGGCGCAGCTTTGGTGGAGACGCACGGGATGCTGTGGAACTAGGATCGCCGGGCAACGTGACGGTGAGTTTTGCCAACGGACTGCAGGGTACGGTGCAGTTTCCGGGAGAGGGGCCTGTAGCAATGGAGCGATTCATTGCAATGAGCGAACAGTTCGTGGTTGGTGAGTTATCCCCTCGAAAGGTAGGACGTCAGCTGAAATTGGTTGGCTTGGACGAGGCCGGGCAACCGGCAATTGCCTGGGATGCCATGTTAGGACGTGAGAATTTGGGTCTGTTCCAGATAACCGGAAAACCCAGTAGCCGGCGATTGGAATGCTCAGAACTCCCCCAACTGGAGGCCTACATCTGCCAAGGGCAAGAGCCTGAGGACGGAAGCGCCTGGGTTGCTTCGGCACAACTGCGTGTTGTAGGCATTGATATACAAGGCCAGATCGAGATGCGTGAAGGTGAAACCAGCCGCCGCTATGCGTTGATAGGTATGGGAATCTCCGCCGGGGGAGCTGGCATACCGGAATGCCTTCAATACCAGCAGATCTATGTGCAAACCGGGCCACGATACTGCAGCGGCCCTCCGGTTATTACGCCGTCCAACGGCACCTGGATCATCACAGATGAGCTGTCGGGTAAACCAGGGCGCGGTATAGCCGTGGATGTGCAGAACGGCCTGGCAATTGCCCAGGTCTTTAATTACCTGGCTGATGGTCGCTCTAGCTTCCACATGGGTAGTAACGACTATGCAGGCATTACCACTACGATGGCGCTTACTCGGTATGCGGATGGCCGCTATTTTGGTGGGCCACAGCGCTCGGCTCGAGCGGTAGAGCCAGTGGGTGAAATGCAATTGCAGTTTGCCGAACTCAATCAGCAGCGCCTGGATGCAAACCGCGTGGCTGGCACGGTGCAGCTCCCTGGGGAGCTGCCCCAACGCATGCAGCGCCTAGCGCTGGAGCCCGAGACCAGTAGCCACCAAGGCTTGCTAGGCCAATGGATGCTGCTTTTTTTAGGCCCGGATCACACCAAACCATCATGGCAGGAAACCCGCTTCATTACGCTAAGCCGCGATCTTGGGGATGCGGCGGCCAGTGAAGACGGCTCAGTGCAATGCAAACGCCAATCTCTGGAAGGGCACTGGCTTCAGGGAGTAGTCTGTGAATGGTGGCGGAACGACCGCTCCGAGTTGTGGAAGAGCAGCTTCGCGCAGCAAACCAATAACCGTAGCGCAAGCGCCATGCAGATCCGCGACCGCCACGGCAATCTACTGGGCTTGGGCGACATCCCCCTAGATTGAGACTTAAGACAGCTCTTGGCCGGGAGCGTGAGCGAAGCCGGGTGCCAGACAGCAGCCTGTCGTGTCCTGCAGCCACAGCGCTCGGGCCGGGGCTGCAGGACCTTCACTATGTCAGATTTCCGTCTGCTCGGAGATCTCAAGGGCCTCATCTACCTCAATGCCGAGATACCTCACGGTCGATTCCAGCTTGGAGTGTCCCAGGAGCAGTTGCACGGCACGCAGGTTTTTGGTGCGCCGATAGATCAGCGTCGCCTTGGTCCTTCGTATCGAGTGCGTCCCATAGTCGGCGCGGTCCAGACCGAGTTCATCGACCCAGTGGCCGAGGATCCGTGCGTATTGCCGCGTACCAAGGTGTGGTGAGCCGTGAAGCCGACTCGGGAAGAGGAAGTCTACCATCGGTCCCGCACAGCGGTCGGCGACAAGTACCTTGTGGTGCCGCCAGTCCTTTACCGAGATCTTTGAGTCCAACCACCGCTGCTACGGCTACCGCAGGCTGCAAGCCTCTGTGGCCAGAGAGCAAGGCCCGATCTCCGAGAAAGTGGTGCAGCGGCTGATGAAGCAAGAGAATCTGGTCGTCGCAAAGCCTAAGCGGCGCAGGTTCGCGTCCTACCTCGGCGAGATCAGCCCGGCACCAGATAACATCATCAACCGTGACTTCCAGGCGGCCACCCCAAATGAAAAGTGGCTCACGGACATTACAGAATTCCAGATTCCAGCAGGCAAGGTGTACCTGTCACCCATCATCGATTGCTTCGACGGCATGGTGGTGAGCTGGACCATTGGAACGAGCCCGGACGCAGAGCTGGTCAACTCAATGCTGGATGCAGCTATTGAGACAGAGGCAGACACAACCGATCGTCCAGTGGTCCACTCTGATCGTGGTGGCCACTACCGTTGGCCAGGCTGGCTCTCTAGGATGAGCGAGGCGAACCTCACCCGCTCGATGTCTCGCAAGGCCTGCTCTCCTGACAACGCGGCTTGCGAAGGCTTCTTCGGCCGCCTCAAGAACGAGTTGTTCTATCCTCGGGACTGGAAGGGCACGACCATCGAGCAGTTCATTGAGGTGGTCGACTCGTACATCCGCTGGTACAACGAGAAGCGGATCAAGATATCCCTTGGCTCTCTCAGCCCTGTTGAATACCGGGCGAGCCTTGGACTTGCGGCGTAAACCAGTCCAAGTTTTTATCCGCATCCCCACTGGGTCATTTCTGTGTGGAAATCAACAGTCTGTTCCTCGTTTCAAGCACCTGGATCGTCTTGGCAGACAGGCCAGTCAAAAGTTAATGACCAGCGCTTGCATTGACGGGAAGTCCCTGTAATGCAACAAAGCCCTCCCTCTCTATTGATGAAATAGTGAATAATTTTTCTCAATTCATTTTCTGACAGACGAGGTAATACGATGGCCTCCCTTCCTCCGCATTTGGCCTACCCATTCACACTCTATAGGTAGATTCTCGGACAATCCGAAATGCAATTCAGCGATCAGAAAACTCAATATGGTCGTCAATTCCAGCAGGGCAAAGCTCCGCCCCCCACATACTCTCGCGCCCCATGTGAAACTAGAGTTGATGCCGGTTCCCATTCCCACGCCCTCGCGCGCTGCAGCATCGATATCCGGAACCCACGGATCCGGTCGTGCCATCGCCTTACGGTTCACTCCGATGAGGGAGACGATCACGACATCGCGCGCATGCACGTCGATGTTTGATAGGCGGTCATCAGCCTTCGCCACGCGGGTCACGAAGGGCAACGGCGAATGCAAGCGCAGCAATTCAGAGATAAAGGCCTTCAAGTCCTGATCGGCAAGGATTGCCCTGCAACGCTCAGTACCATCAGGCAAGGACGTATGGATGGCTCGCTGCCCCGTGTGCAGACGCTCCTGCAATTCAGGGTAGCTCGCCAGCAAATGCAACGCCCAACCAGTGGAGTTCGAAGCAGTGTCGGCCCCGGCGACGAAAAGTGTCGTCATTTCCTTTTCAAACCGGAAGTCATACCCTGGCACTGCCTCGGCCGCCAGCATCCTGCGCATCATGGCGCTGTCGTAGGCATTTCCGTCGCGCAGGCATTGCATGCTGCCAAAAACCTGCCGACGTGATTCGAGGATCTGTCGGATATGGTCCTTGGTGTGTGCATCCTGGCCTTGCCCGCGATGGATGCAGGTGTACTTGGATGCAAGCTCGATCAATCGCGAAGGGCCATCATGCGCTATGGGTATTTTGTCGAGCTCCACGTCCAGGAACATCTCGGTGAAAATGGACAAGATACAGTGATGAATCACATCCTCATCCAGTAGAGGCACCTTGGTGTTGGCCGCAAGAAGGCCGGCCATTCGCCGCGTCTGCTTGGCGCTGATCGCGTAACCTCGGTCATGGTCGTATCGACTGAACGAGGGCTGCGACAGCTCTGAACGAAAGCGCCACTGATCTCCATCCTCGGTCAACCGCGACTGTCCTCCCACCTGGGCAAACCATTGCAGATTCTTAGGATAATTGGCGAGGCGCTTGCGCAGCACGATATCAGCATCGTCGAGGTCCTGCACGACTACTACCCGGAGACCGTCATGGATCACCTCGGCGTTCCGGCCGGGCTCCTCACGCGCCAATTCGTACATACGGGCCCAGAAATCATCGGAAAACGGCTGGCTCATGGGTAGCGCCTACTCCTGTCATTCCATCGCTCACAGCAACTTTGCAAGGTCACCCACCGTCCGGAGATCGAACATGTGCATGGGTTCGATAAGCTTTCCAGTCTCGGTTTCGATAGCGACAATGATCATCTCAAACGACAGACTGTCGATGTTTTTTAGCTGTGCTATTTCGCTATCCACATGGATGTCGCTCTGTGGAATCAGCAGGGTTTCTGCAATCAGCCGACGGGTGATTTCTAAGGAATCTTGGCTCATAGTTCGTAATCTTCAGTGAAACAATGCTGGCAACTTCATAATCGTCCCGTTTAAGAATTGTTCGCGCGTAGCAGCTCGGGCTTTTTTCCCAGACGAGGTCCGCTCAATACTGCCATTGGTGACCACATGCACTACAGGAATAGCACCCAACAAACTTGCAGCCCTCGAAGCGATGGCCTCATGCGCATTTTGCTGAGCAGATTGGCGCACGGCCTTCTCGTGCACCAGCAGAAACAGGTCTGATTCCGGCGGTGCCTCCTGATCCTGGAACAACAAAATATCGTCCACCTGTGAGTTAAGAATCTCCGCAACGGCCTGCTCGACGTCCTGTGGCCAGACGTTCCTACCTCGCACGATCATGACGTCCTTGCGGCGGCCAGTGATGAACAAGTCTCCATCTACGCTGAGAAAACCTACATCACCCGTGGCAACTCCATCGGCGGGCTCCACGAGTTGCAGATGGCCCTGCTCGAAGGTGCCAGACATCTGTGCAGAGCCGCGGACCACGACATCACCCATGGCGCCGTGAGGAAGCGACTCACCATGTGCATCTCGCACCAACACTTCCCAGCTAGGCAGGGGCTTGCCGCAATTGACGAATTCCCGAGCTACATCGCCCTTCCCAGCCTCTGCATATGTCACCAGGCCCGCATAGTCCACAAGGAAATGTCTGTGTGCCTGAGCCCACGGAAGATCGCACACAGTTACGGCGAGAGTCGCTTCCGCGAGTCCGTAGCTGGGCCTGAACGCATCGGAATGAAAGCCTGCTTTGGCATACCGGAGAGCAAAGGCCTGCAATTGAGACGGGATGATCCGGTCCCCCCCGACTCCAGCAACGCGTAAGAACTGCAAATTGAGGGAAGCATCATCCTCGACGGCAGAGCGACTGGCCGCGAGCGCGTATCCGAAAGCGGGGGCATAGGTGATGGTGCTGGCCCGGCGCCCCATCAGTCGCGGCCAAAGATATGGCCTGCGCACGAAAGCTGACGGGGCAAGGTAATCCACACAGACCTGAGCGCATAGTGGTGCCAGCAGCATGCCAACCAGCCCCATGTCGTGATAGAAAGGCAACCACGAGAATGCCCGGTCGGATGTGTGCAACTGCATGCCGGCACGCAGAATGTCGTCAATATTTATCATCAACGCACGATGGGAAATAGCGATTCCCTTGGGTTGCGCCGTAGATCCCGAGGAAAACTGCACGTAAGCAATGTCACGTGGAGACGGCGCTACAGATGGAAATTCATATATCTGATCAGTGAGCCCCTCAATGGCTTCAATTGCCGCCTCATACGCTAGACATGGAAAGAGTGTCTGCAGGGCATCCATCTTCAACAATGCAAGCATCGACTGAGGTGCCATCAAAAGCGACATGCCAGCCGCATCCAGCATACCCTGCAGCACCCGTTGGTAGCGCGCGTTGCCTTGCAGCGCAAATGGCAAAGGGAGCGGGCACGGTATCCAGCCCAGAAGCTGACAGGCCAAGAAATGCGCTATGAAGTCCGGTCCAGTCTGTGCAATGAGACCAATCCTCGCACCCGCCGGCAAGGGCTTGCTGCGCCGCAAATATTCTGCCAACTGCCGGGCCATCTGCCATAGCCGTGCATAGCTAAGGAACACATGCTGCTGACCGACTCCATCGAAGAAAGTCATGCCCCGATCGGGAAAGCATGCCGCGTACGCGGCGGCCTCCTGCAGGCTTGCGAATCCGCCAATTAGTCGATCAGGCATCGGATGCATGGCTTGCCGAAGCGATGCCTTCTGGACGCCGAAGCGGGCGTTTAGGCGGACGTAGTGCTGGATCCTTGAAGCATGCAATGGCGAGCACATCCAGGCGCTTGCCATTCACGCCAAGGCACTCCTGCCGCAAGAGGGCCTCTGGTACGAAGTGCTCGTTGTTGGCCAAGGCAAAAAGTACCCTGCGGTTGCTAGCCAGCACACGCGCGGAAATCTTCTCGATGTCGGAGCGAGAGAACATCTCGTCGAACAGTGGCTCCGAGACCTCCCATAATATCTGCCGTGCCATCTGCGTATGAGGCGCCATGCCCATGGTGAGCGTGGCCACGCGGTGCGTGCGATTGACCGAAAAATTGTAGAACCCCTGGAGGTTTTGGCTGCGCTTGTCCAGCACACCGATAAAGTAATTGTCCAGATTGTTGAAGCTGGCAACAAAGGCCCTGAGCCCTTCCACGGAAAAATGCAGCGCGGGCAGGTTGAGGCCCTGCAGCATCAGCGCGTCGTCGAACCATCGCGCAAATCCGGGCGTCACATCGGCTGCCGTGAGACTGCGCACCACGAAGTTGCTGGTTTCCACGCGCACCGGACCGCCCTGCAGCGCTTTCTGCACAGGTTGCATGGGTTGCTGCAGTGAGATTGAGAATGCACTCATGCAGGCTCCGTCTGTGTCAGCGGTGATGACGTCTGCTGCTGATGCAGCGCTAGCAGGTGCTGCCAATTGTGCGTCATCGACCATTGGTGCACCGCGATTAGCGCCGCGTAGCCCTGCCGCACCCAGTCGGCAAGTGTGGCATCGGGTAGCCGGTGGTAAGCATCCATGTCCACCACACGAAAGCCGCCGAGTTCGTAGTACTGCCCAGGCGCAAGTTCGATGTGTGCCTGTCGTTGCACCAGCAAGCGTTCACGCTCCAGGGCCGCCATGAAGCGCTGCGTCATCTGCTCATCCTGCAGACACTGTCGGCAGAAGTTCACGATCTCGCCGAGCGCAGTGTTGGGCTGCCCCCGGAAGTCGAATAAAGGCCGTGCCGTGGCATCGCACTCGAGGGGCACAATTTTTTCCGCATACGGATCGAAGAAAAAGCTGGCACTACGCCCCTCGTCGTCCACACGCATCCAGAACGGATAGCGGCGTAAATAGCCCGGGATATAGGTCTCGGGCAACCACTGGCCATCGGCATCCACGAATAGGTTTTGCCCCTCCACCAATGCAGTCACCGCCACGGGAATTCCTGCGCTCACCGCAGGCCCGAAAACGATCGGATAGCTGCGCGCGGCCAATGCGAATTCGCTAATCCCCAGGGGCACGGCATTCGCTTTGGCCACTGCACTGAAATTCGACACGCCTCGCACGCCAAAGCCCCAGTGTCGCTTGGGCTCCAGCGACTGCAGCCCGCGATAGAACATAGGGAGAGATGGCATGGAAAGCGTGTTCATGTACCTTTACCTGCCAGGGGTCAAGCCTGTTCGCGCCGACGGCCCATAAATCCCGCTGCAGCCACCATCAGGCCCACGAGTGCTCCCAGTCCTGCGGCACCCAGCGTGGGGACCGGCGTCACATTGTCCGGGTTGGTGCCGCCATTCCCTCCAGTGCTGCCGACCTTGATCAAATTGTTGTGCATCGTGAGCGTCTGTGACCCGCCGACCGGCATGGGGGTGCCCGCAGGGCCGTAGGCAGGCGCTTCCCACTTGTATCCTGTCACACTAGGCATGGCCGTGCCTTGGACAACGGAGCACTGACTACCGGCCGCGACGGTGATGGGGCTTGACGTGCCCGTATTGTTGGTCACCGTGATGTTGCCACTGTATTGGTAGCTGGGTGTCGTGCAATTCAGCGTGAAGGGAATGTTGCCGCTAAATGCTGGGGTACCTCCCGGGGGAGTCACCGTCTGCTGGATGACGATCGTCCCCGGAGTTTCAGTGGATTTGAGATACCAGTTGCCATTGCCCGCCCTCACCAATTGATACTGGTATCCACCTTGGGCAATGGGACCGCCATCAAGCACAAATGTGCCTGCACCGCTAGCTGCCGACGCGTCCACGACGAGAATGCCGTCACAACCACTGGTTGCTGCACCGGGTCCGTTCGCATTGCTGATCTT contains:
- a CDS encoding DUF3482 domain-containing protein, coding for MSIQCPHCHSLNVRAKGVAKELGQRVGSAAGTATGIAGAMQGATTGASVGFVAGPVGGVLGSLLGAIIGGVLGGTVGHEVGGRIGEQIDETYLDNYECQSCGNSFKA
- a CDS encoding cytochrome P450 produces the protein MSQPFSDDFWARMYELAREEPGRNAEVIHDGLRVVVVQDLDDADIVLRKRLANYPKNLQWFAQVGGQSRLTEDGDQWRFRSELSQPSFSRYDHDRGYAISAKQTRRMAGLLAANTKVPLLDEDVIHHCILSIFTEMFLDVELDKIPIAHDGPSRLIELASKYTCIHRGQGQDAHTKDHIRQILESRRQVFGSMQCLRDGNAYDSAMMRRMLAAEAVPGYDFRFEKEMTTLFVAGADTASNSTGWALHLLASYPELQERLHTGQRAIHTSLPDGTERCRAILADQDLKAFISELLRLHSPLPFVTRVAKADDRLSNIDVHARDVVIVSLIGVNRKAMARPDPWVPDIDAAAREGVGMGTGINSSFTWGARVCGGRSFALLELTTILSFLIAELHFGLSENLPIECEWVGQMRRKGGHRITSSVRK
- a CDS encoding acyl carrier protein, whose amino-acid sequence is MSQDSLEITRRLIAETLLIPQSDIHVDSEIAQLKNIDSLSFEMIIVAIETETGKLIEPMHMFDLRTVGDLAKLL
- a CDS encoding AMP-binding protein gives rise to the protein MCSPLHASRIQHYVRLNARFGVQKASLRQAMHPMPDRLIGGFASLQEAAAYAACFPDRGMTFFDGVGQQHVFLSYARLWQMARQLAEYLRRSKPLPAGARIGLIAQTGPDFIAHFLACQLLGWIPCPLPLPFALQGNARYQRVLQGMLDAAGMSLLMAPQSMLALLKMDALQTLFPCLAYEAAIEAIEGLTDQIYEFPSVAPSPRDIAYVQFSSGSTAQPKGIAISHRALMINIDDILRAGMQLHTSDRAFSWLPFYHDMGLVGMLLAPLCAQVCVDYLAPSAFVRRPYLWPRLMGRRASTITYAPAFGYALAASRSAVEDDASLNLQFLRVAGVGGDRIIPSQLQAFALRYAKAGFHSDAFRPSYGLAEATLAVTVCDLPWAQAHRHFLVDYAGLVTYAEAGKGDVAREFVNCGKPLPSWEVLVRDAHGESLPHGAMGDVVVRGSAQMSGTFEQGHLQLVEPADGVATGDVGFLSVDGDLFITGRRKDVMIVRGRNVWPQDVEQAVAEILNSQVDDILLFQDQEAPPESDLFLLVHEKAVRQSAQQNAHEAIASRAASLLGAIPVVHVVTNGSIERTSSGKKARAATREQFLNGTIMKLPALFH
- a CDS encoding SapC family protein, encoding MNTLSMPSLPMFYRGLQSLEPKRHWGFGVRGVSNFSAVAKANAVPLGISEFALAARSYPIVFGPAVSAGIPVAVTALVEGQNLFVDADGQWLPETYIPGYLRRYPFWMRVDDEGRSASFFFDPYAEKIVPLECDATARPLFDFRGQPNTALGEIVNFCRQCLQDEQMTQRFMAALERERLLVQRQAHIELAPGQYYELGGFRVVDMDAYHRLPDATLADWVRQGYAALIAVHQWSMTHNWQHLLALHQQQTSSPLTQTEPA